CGCACGTACGTCTCCAAGGTCCGCTGGACGCCGCAGGTGGAGGGCTTCGCGATCGGCTTCGAGGCGCGCATCGCGGGCGACGCCGCCGAGGACCTGTGGATCGAGACCTGCGTGCGGCACGGCGAGCGCGTGCTCGCGCATGACCGCTACCACGTCGTCGATCGCGAGGTGGACCGCTTCATCGTGCTGTCGGATCCCGGCATCGACGACTTTCGCAACGAGCTGCTGTGGAGCCCCGAGCGGCCGACGCTGCTGGACGCGTCGGTCAAGCTGTATCGCGGCGCGGAGCTGATCGATGCGTTCGACTCGTACACCGCGCTGCGCTCGGTGAACGTGCTGCGCGACCGCTTCATGCTCAACGGCCGTCCCTACCTGCTGCGCATGGTGCTGGACCAGGGCTACTGGCCCGACACGTTGATGACCGCGCCGGGCGACGACGCGCTGCGCAGGGATGTCGAGCTGGTCAAGGCGATGGGCTTCAATGGCGTGCGCAAGCACCAGAAGATCGAGGACCCGCGCTACCTCTACTGGGCCGACCGCCTGGGACTGGTGGTGTGGGAGGAGATGCCGTCGGCCTACCGGTTCACGCGCACTGCCATCCGCCGCACCGTGCGCGAATGGACCGAAGCCATCGAACGCGACTACAGCCATCCGTGCGTCATCGTGTGGGTGCCCTTCAACGAAAGCTGGGGGGTTCCCGAGCTGACCGCCGTCGGCAAGCACCGGCATGCGGTGGAAGCGCTGTACCACCTCACCCGCACGCTCGACGCGACGCGGCCGGTGATCGGCAACGACGGCTGGGAGAGCAGCGCCACCGACATCATCGGCATCCACGACTACGACGCCAACACCGAGCACATGCGCCAGCGCTACGGCGCCGAGGTCAAGGCCGAGCAGCTGTTCGACCGGCGCAGGCCGGGCGGCCGCATCCTCACGCTGGATGGCTATCCGCACCGCGGGCAGCCGATCATGCTCACCGAGTTCGGGGGCATCGCCTACGCGAAGTGCCCGCAGCCCGGCGTGCGCCAGACCTGGGGCTACACGGTGGCCGACAGCGAGGCGCAGTTCCAGGCGATGTTCGGCGAGCTGATGCACACGGTGATCCACACCGCGTTGTTCTCGGGCTTCTGCTACACGCAGTTCTCCGACACGTTCCAGGAGGCCAACGGCCTGCTCTGCGCCGATCGCACGCCGAAGATTCCGCTGGAGGAGATCGCGCGCGTGACCAGGGTGTCGCGCACGCACATTCCGGGTGGGGTGTAGGTCAGGGCCTCGATCGTCTCCCTCTCTCGCGTACGCTCCTATGCGACGCGCCTCATGCCCGCGTCCTGCTCGCCGCCATCCTCCTGCGGCAGCACATCCTCCCCCACGTCGATCACGTAGCGCCGAAGGGCATCGTCCAGTGGCGGCATGACTTGCCCGCGTTCGCTGGCGAGCACGGCCTGCCGGGGGCGCCGCGCCACCTGTCCCAGGGTCTCGCCGCGCACGGCATCGATGCCCTCGGTGCCGAGGCCTGCAGCGCGGGCGGCCATCGTGGCCAGCTCGAACCAGCTCGCCGCGCCGCGATTGGCCAGATGCCAGATGCCGCTCTCGCCGTCGAGCAGCAGATCCAGCGAGGCCATGACGAGATCGCGCACATAGGTCGGCGACACCTCCTGGTCGACAGCCGCCGGCCAGCGCGCCCCGCCGCGAAGGGCGTGCAGCCCCTGCGTGACGAAGTTGTGCCGGTCCCAGGGCCCGAAGAAGGCCGCGGTGCGCACCACCAGCGCGTCGGGCGCATGGGCCAGCACGCGCCGCTCGGCCTCGGCCTTGGCCTCGCCGTACGCGTTGAGCGGACAGGGCTCGTCGCGCTCGACGTACGGCCCGGCCTTGGCGCCGTCGAACACCAGGTCGCTCGAATAGGTCACCAGCCGCAGCGCGTGACCGGCGCATGCCTGCGCGAGCAGCGCCGGGCCCAGCACGTTCTCGCGCCACTGCGTGGGCTGCTGGCGCTCGGCGTCGTCGACGCGCACGAAGCCCGCCGCATTGATGACGGCCCAGGGCTTCCAGCGGCGGAGTGCGGCTTCGATGGACCGCGGCTCGGCGATGTCGAGATCGGCCCGGCCGAGCAAAACATACGGCAAGCCCCGCATGTGGCAGAGATGGGCGTAGGCCCGGCCCAGCGTGCCGCGTCCGCCGGTGATCAACAGCGGGCGGCCGTCCATCGCGATCGACAGGGGCGCGCCGTGCGTCGGATAGAGATGGCGGATGCGGCGCTGCCACCATCCACTGCCGGCCAGCACCGGATGGTCGGGCTCCTTGCCCTGCGCGAGCTGCGTCGCCAGCTGGGCCAGTGCAGTGCGGCGCGGCGCGCCGCCGCGCACATCCCATAGCCCGGCTTCATAGCGGCCGCTGCGCTGTGTCACCAGGCTGTCCCAGTCGACCGTGCCGAAGGCCGCCCAGGCGGTGACGGCGCGGATGTCGGCACCTTCGGCGCGCACGCGGTGCGCGGCCTGCCACGCCTGGTGCAGCCAGCGCATCTGCTCCTCTCGCGTGCACCCCAGGTGCACCTCGGTCAATGCGAGAGGCCGGCGATAGCGCTGCCAGGCTTCGAGCAGGCGTGCATCGAAGCCGCCGGTCTGGGACCCGTGCACGCGCACCGTCTCGACGTCGACGTAGCGATGGCGCCGGTTGCCGCCGTGCAGGCGCGCCGGATAGTGGCGCAGGCGGTTGTCGAGGAAGCGCTCGCTGGTGACATAGCAGTTGATGCCGATCACGTCGGGCGGGCAGGGTGCGTCGACGAGCGCGACCAGCTCGGCTTCGCTGGCGCCGTGGCGGCGCAGGTAGCGCCACAGACGATGTCGGCGGTCGACGCGGCCCTCGAGCAGATCGAACGCGAGCCAGCGCCGCTCGTTCTCGAAGTCCGCCTGGTACTGCAGGCGCGGAACGGCGCGCGTGTAGCCCAGGTCATCCGTCTGCACGAGGCGGGCTGCCGGTTGCACGGCGCGAATCGCCCGCATTGCCGACACCGTCGCCTGCACCTGGTTCAGCACCGCACGGACGAAGCTGCGGTCATCCGCGCGATGCGGATGCCACACGCCGTAGAGGCCGCCGAAGCGTGCGGTGGTCAGCGGCTCGTTCACCGGCGTGTAGGCATCGAGCTGCGGATAGCGCCGCGCCACGCAGCCGGCGTAGTGCGCGAGATGCGAGGCGAACGCGGGATCGAGCAGGTGCGTGCTCATCGGGCCGCTGCCGTGATGCAGCAGGCCCGCGATGCATGACATGCCGAGCTCGCGCATGCGCGCCAGCCGTGCATCGGCCCAGCGCCAGTCGTGATGCTGGAGGCCGTCGGCGGCCGTGCGCTCCCACAGCAGCGGAAAGCGCAGGGTGCGGATGCCGAGGCTCGCCAGGCGGTCGAGGTCATCCAGGCGCTGCGCGAAGCCGGTCTCTTCGAGCTGGTCGCGCACGACGTCCCGCACCCGATTGACGGTGCACTCGGGCCCCGCCCACAGTTCGAGGGCGGCCATGTCAGGCTGCAGCGGTGCTGTCGAGAACCGCCTTGCCCAGTGCCGGCTCCACGCCGTTCGTGTGCCGCTTGCTGAGCCGCTTGAACGTGGCAAGCGCCTGCCCGACGACCTGGTCCATGTTGTAGTAGCGGTAGGTCGCCAGGCGGCCGACGAAGGTCACGT
The Piscinibacter sp. XHJ-5 DNA segment above includes these coding regions:
- a CDS encoding SDR family oxidoreductase, whose product is MAALELWAGPECTVNRVRDVVRDQLEETGFAQRLDDLDRLASLGIRTLRFPLLWERTAADGLQHHDWRWADARLARMRELGMSCIAGLLHHGSGPMSTHLLDPAFASHLAHYAGCVARRYPQLDAYTPVNEPLTTARFGGLYGVWHPHRADDRSFVRAVLNQVQATVSAMRAIRAVQPAARLVQTDDLGYTRAVPRLQYQADFENERRWLAFDLLEGRVDRRHRLWRYLRRHGASEAELVALVDAPCPPDVIGINCYVTSERFLDNRLRHYPARLHGGNRRHRYVDVETVRVHGSQTGGFDARLLEAWQRYRRPLALTEVHLGCTREEQMRWLHQAWQAAHRVRAEGADIRAVTAWAAFGTVDWDSLVTQRSGRYEAGLWDVRGGAPRRTALAQLATQLAQGKEPDHPVLAGSGWWQRRIRHLYPTHGAPLSIAMDGRPLLITGGRGTLGRAYAHLCHMRGLPYVLLGRADLDIAEPRSIEAALRRWKPWAVINAAGFVRVDDAERQQPTQWRENVLGPALLAQACAGHALRLVTYSSDLVFDGAKAGPYVERDEPCPLNAYGEAKAEAERRVLAHAPDALVVRTAAFFGPWDRHNFVTQGLHALRGGARWPAAVDQEVSPTYVRDLVMASLDLLLDGESGIWHLANRGAASWFELATMAARAAGLGTEGIDAVRGETLGQVARRPRQAVLASERGQVMPPLDDALRRYVIDVGEDVLPQEDGGEQDAGMRRVA
- a CDS encoding glycoside hydrolase family 2 TIM barrel-domain containing protein, translating into MEFAYPRPQLRRRDWTSLNGRWRFLFDDERRIARPDQIRDWPLEITVPFAPESRASGIGDGGFHAACWYEREFDCAPGDDRVVLRFGAVDYSAKVWVNGLLAATHEGGHTPFAADITDLLDGSGRQTVTVAVEDDPHDLAKPRGKQDWQREPHSIWYPRTTGIWQTVWYERVSRTYVSKVRWTPQVEGFAIGFEARIAGDAAEDLWIETCVRHGERVLAHDRYHVVDREVDRFIVLSDPGIDDFRNELLWSPERPTLLDASVKLYRGAELIDAFDSYTALRSVNVLRDRFMLNGRPYLLRMVLDQGYWPDTLMTAPGDDALRRDVELVKAMGFNGVRKHQKIEDPRYLYWADRLGLVVWEEMPSAYRFTRTAIRRTVREWTEAIERDYSHPCVIVWVPFNESWGVPELTAVGKHRHAVEALYHLTRTLDATRPVIGNDGWESSATDIIGIHDYDANTEHMRQRYGAEVKAEQLFDRRRPGGRILTLDGYPHRGQPIMLTEFGGIAYAKCPQPGVRQTWGYTVADSEAQFQAMFGELMHTVIHTALFSGFCYTQFSDTFQEANGLLCADRTPKIPLEEIARVTRVSRTHIPGGV